A stretch of Homo sapiens chromosome 12, GRCh38.p14 Primary Assembly DNA encodes these proteins:
- the LETMD1 gene encoding LETM1 domain-containing protein 1 isoform p (isoform p is encoded by transcript variant 21), protein MALSRVCWARSAVWGSAVTPGHFVTRRLQLGRSGLAWGAPRLFDLPCRSSKLHLSPKADVKNLMSYVVTKTKAINGKYHRFLGRHFPRFYVLYTIFMKGLQMLWADAKKARRIKTNMWKHNIKFHQLPYREMEHLRQKALSRAMLLTSYLPPPLLRHRLKTHTTVIHQLDKALAKLGIGQLTAQEVKSACYLRGLNSTHIGEDRCRTWLGEWLQISCSLKEAELSLLLHNVVLLSTNYLGTRR, encoded by the exons ATGGCGCTCTCCAGGGTGTGCTGGGCTCGGTCGGCTGTGTGGGGCTCGGCAGTCACCCCTGGACATTTTGTCACCCGGAGGCTGCAACTTGGTCGCTCTGGCCTGGCTTGGGGGGCCCCTCG TCTCTTTGATCTTCCTTGTAGGTCTTCAAAGCTTCACCTTTCTCCAAAGGCAGATGTGAAGAACTTGATGTCTTATGTGGTAACCAAGACAAAAGCGATTAATGGGAAATACCATCGTTTCTTGGGTCGTCATTTCCCCCGCTTCTATGTCCTGTACACAATCTTCATGAAAG GATTGCAGATGTTATGGGCTGATGCCAAAAAGGCTAGAAGAATAAAGACAAATATGTGGAAGCACAATATAAAGTTTCATCAACTTCCATACCGGGAGATGGAGCATTTGAGACAG AAAGCCTTGAGCCGGGCCATGCTTCTCACATCTTACCTGCCTCCTCCCTTGTTGAGACATCGTTTGAAGACTCATACAACTGTGATTCACCAACTGGACAAGGCTTTGGCAAAGCTGGGGATTGGCCAGCTGACTGCTCAGGAAGTAAAATCG GCTTGTTATCTCCGTGGCCTGAATTCTACGCATATTGGTGAAGATAGGTGTCGAACTTGGCTGGGAGAATGGCTGCAGATTTCCTGCAGCCTGAAAG AAGCTGAGCTGTCTCTCTTGCTGCACAACGTGGTCCTGCTCTCCACCAACTACCTTGGGACAAGGCGCTGA
- the LETMD1 gene encoding LETM1 domain-containing protein 1 isoform g (isoform g is encoded by transcript variant 9): MALSRVCWARSAVWGSAVTPGHFVTRRLQLGRSGLAWGAPRLFDLPCRSSKLHLSPKADVKNLMSYVVTKTKAINGKYHRFLGRHFPRFYVLYTIFMKGLQMLWADAKKARRIKTNMWKHNIKFHQLPYREMEHLRQFRQDVTKCLFLGIISIPPFANYLVFLLMYLFPRQLLIRHFWTPKQQTDFLDIYHAFRKQSHPEIISYLEKVIPLISDAGLRWRLTDLCTKIQRGTHPAIHDILALRECFSNHPLGMNQLQALHVKALSRAMLLTSYLPPPLLRHRLKTHTTVIHQLDKALAKLGIGQLTAQEVKSKLSCLSCCTTWSCSPPTTLGQGAE; encoded by the exons ATGGCGCTCTCCAGGGTGTGCTGGGCTCGGTCGGCTGTGTGGGGCTCGGCAGTCACCCCTGGACATTTTGTCACCCGGAGGCTGCAACTTGGTCGCTCTGGCCTGGCTTGGGGGGCCCCTCG TCTCTTTGATCTTCCTTGTAGGTCTTCAAAGCTTCACCTTTCTCCAAAGGCAGATGTGAAGAACTTGATGTCTTATGTGGTAACCAAGACAAAAGCGATTAATGGGAAATACCATCGTTTCTTGGGTCGTCATTTCCCCCGCTTCTATGTCCTGTACACAATCTTCATGAAAG GATTGCAGATGTTATGGGCTGATGCCAAAAAGGCTAGAAGAATAAAGACAAATATGTGGAAGCACAATATAAAGTTTCATCAACTTCCATACCGGGAGATGGAGCATTTGAGACAG TTCCGCCAAGACGTCACCAAGTGTCTTTTCCTAGGTATTATTTCCATTCCACCTTTTGCCAACTACCTGGTCTTCTTGCTAAT GTACCTGTTTCCCAGGCAACTACTGATCAGGCATTTCTGGACCCCAAAACAACAAACTGATTTCTTAGATATCTATCATGCTTTCCGGAAGCAGTCCCACCCAGAAATTATTAGTTATTTAGAAAAGGTCATCCCTCTCATTTCTGATGCAGGACTCCGGTGGCGTCTGACAGATCTGTGCACCAAG ATACAGCGTGGTACCCACCCAGCAATACATGATATCTTGGCTCTGAGAGAGTGTTTCTCTAACCATCCTCTGGGCATGAACCAACTCCAGGCTTTGCACGTG AAAGCCTTGAGCCGGGCCATGCTTCTCACATCTTACCTGCCTCCTCCCTTGTTGAGACATCGTTTGAAGACTCATACAACTGTGATTCACCAACTGGACAAGGCTTTGGCAAAGCTGGGGATTGGCCAGCTGACTGCTCAGGAAGTAAAATCG AAGCTGAGCTGTCTCTCTTGCTGCACAACGTGGTCCTGCTCTCCACCAACTACCTTGGGACAAGGCGCTGAATGA
- the LETMD1 gene encoding LETM1 domain-containing protein 1 isoform b (isoform b is encoded by transcript variant 3), which translates to MALSRVCWARSAVWGSAVTPGHFVTRRLQLGRSGLAWGAPRSSKLHLSPKADVKNLMSYVVTKTKAINGKYHRFLGRHFPRFYVLYTIFMKGLQMLWADAKKARRIKTNMWKHNIKFHQLPYREMEHLRQVWARGRYPEVHGEFRQDVTKCLFLGIISIPPFANYLVFLLMYLFPRQLLIRHFWTPKQQTDFLDIYHAFRKQSHPEIISYLEKVIPLISDAGLRWRLTDLCTKIQRGTHPAIHDILALRECFSNHPLGMNQLQALHVKALSRAMLLTSYLPPPLLRHRLKTHTTVIHQLDKALAKLGIGQLTAQEVKSACYLRGLNSTHIGEDRCRTWLGEWLQISCSLKEAELSLLLHNVVLLSTNYLGTRR; encoded by the exons ATGGCGCTCTCCAGGGTGTGCTGGGCTCGGTCGGCTGTGTGGGGCTCGGCAGTCACCCCTGGACATTTTGTCACCCGGAGGCTGCAACTTGGTCGCTCTGGCCTGGCTTGGGGGGCCCCTCG GTCTTCAAAGCTTCACCTTTCTCCAAAGGCAGATGTGAAGAACTTGATGTCTTATGTGGTAACCAAGACAAAAGCGATTAATGGGAAATACCATCGTTTCTTGGGTCGTCATTTCCCCCGCTTCTATGTCCTGTACACAATCTTCATGAAAG GATTGCAGATGTTATGGGCTGATGCCAAAAAGGCTAGAAGAATAAAGACAAATATGTGGAAGCACAATATAAAGTTTCATCAACTTCCATACCGGGAGATGGAGCATTTGAGACAGGTATGGGCCAGGGGCAGATATCCAGAAGTTCATGGTGAG TTCCGCCAAGACGTCACCAAGTGTCTTTTCCTAGGTATTATTTCCATTCCACCTTTTGCCAACTACCTGGTCTTCTTGCTAAT GTACCTGTTTCCCAGGCAACTACTGATCAGGCATTTCTGGACCCCAAAACAACAAACTGATTTCTTAGATATCTATCATGCTTTCCGGAAGCAGTCCCACCCAGAAATTATTAGTTATTTAGAAAAGGTCATCCCTCTCATTTCTGATGCAGGACTCCGGTGGCGTCTGACAGATCTGTGCACCAAG ATACAGCGTGGTACCCACCCAGCAATACATGATATCTTGGCTCTGAGAGAGTGTTTCTCTAACCATCCTCTGGGCATGAACCAACTCCAGGCTTTGCACGTG AAAGCCTTGAGCCGGGCCATGCTTCTCACATCTTACCTGCCTCCTCCCTTGTTGAGACATCGTTTGAAGACTCATACAACTGTGATTCACCAACTGGACAAGGCTTTGGCAAAGCTGGGGATTGGCCAGCTGACTGCTCAGGAAGTAAAATCG GCTTGTTATCTCCGTGGCCTGAATTCTACGCATATTGGTGAAGATAGGTGTCGAACTTGGCTGGGAGAATGGCTGCAGATTTCCTGCAGCCTGAAAG AAGCTGAGCTGTCTCTCTTGCTGCACAACGTGGTCCTGCTCTCCACCAACTACCTTGGGACAAGGCGCTGA
- the LETMD1 gene encoding LETM1 domain-containing protein 1 isoform f (isoform f is encoded by transcript variant 8): MALSRVCWARSAVWGSAVTPGHFVTRRLQLGRSGLAWGAPRLFDLPCRSSKLHLSPKADVKNLMSYVVTKTKAINGKYHRFLGRHFPRFYVLYTIFMKGLQMLWADAKKARRIKTNMWKHNIKFHQLPYREMEHLRQFRQDVTKCLFLGIISIPPFANYLVFLLMYLFPRQLLIRHFWTPKQQTDFLDIYHAFRKQSHPEIISYLEKVIPLISDAGLRWRLTDLCTKIQRGTHPAIHDILALRECFSNHPLGMNQLQALHVKALSRAMLLTSYLPPPLLRHRLKTHTTVIHQLDKALAKLGIGQLTAQEVKSACYLRGLNSTHIGEDRCRTWLGEWLQISCSLKEAELSLLLHNVVLLSTNYLGTRR, encoded by the exons ATGGCGCTCTCCAGGGTGTGCTGGGCTCGGTCGGCTGTGTGGGGCTCGGCAGTCACCCCTGGACATTTTGTCACCCGGAGGCTGCAACTTGGTCGCTCTGGCCTGGCTTGGGGGGCCCCTCG TCTCTTTGATCTTCCTTGTAGGTCTTCAAAGCTTCACCTTTCTCCAAAGGCAGATGTGAAGAACTTGATGTCTTATGTGGTAACCAAGACAAAAGCGATTAATGGGAAATACCATCGTTTCTTGGGTCGTCATTTCCCCCGCTTCTATGTCCTGTACACAATCTTCATGAAAG GATTGCAGATGTTATGGGCTGATGCCAAAAAGGCTAGAAGAATAAAGACAAATATGTGGAAGCACAATATAAAGTTTCATCAACTTCCATACCGGGAGATGGAGCATTTGAGACAG TTCCGCCAAGACGTCACCAAGTGTCTTTTCCTAGGTATTATTTCCATTCCACCTTTTGCCAACTACCTGGTCTTCTTGCTAAT GTACCTGTTTCCCAGGCAACTACTGATCAGGCATTTCTGGACCCCAAAACAACAAACTGATTTCTTAGATATCTATCATGCTTTCCGGAAGCAGTCCCACCCAGAAATTATTAGTTATTTAGAAAAGGTCATCCCTCTCATTTCTGATGCAGGACTCCGGTGGCGTCTGACAGATCTGTGCACCAAG ATACAGCGTGGTACCCACCCAGCAATACATGATATCTTGGCTCTGAGAGAGTGTTTCTCTAACCATCCTCTGGGCATGAACCAACTCCAGGCTTTGCACGTG AAAGCCTTGAGCCGGGCCATGCTTCTCACATCTTACCTGCCTCCTCCCTTGTTGAGACATCGTTTGAAGACTCATACAACTGTGATTCACCAACTGGACAAGGCTTTGGCAAAGCTGGGGATTGGCCAGCTGACTGCTCAGGAAGTAAAATCG GCTTGTTATCTCCGTGGCCTGAATTCTACGCATATTGGTGAAGATAGGTGTCGAACTTGGCTGGGAGAATGGCTGCAGATTTCCTGCAGCCTGAAAG AAGCTGAGCTGTCTCTCTTGCTGCACAACGTGGTCCTGCTCTCCACCAACTACCTTGGGACAAGGCGCTGA
- the LETMD1 gene encoding LETM1 domain-containing protein 1 isoform n (isoform n is encoded by transcript variant 18), translated as MALSRVCWARSAVWGSAVTPGHFVTRRLQLGRSGLAWGAPRSSKLHLSPKADVKNLMSYVVTKTKAINGKYHRFLGRHFPRFYVLYTIFMKVPPRRHQVSFPRYYFHSTFCQLPGLLANIQRGTHPAIHDILALRECFSNHPLGMNQLQALHVKALSRAMLLTSYLPPPLLRHRLKTHTTVIHQLDKALAKLGIGQLTAQEVKSACYLRGLNSTHIGEDRCRTWLGEWLQISCSLKEAELSLLLHNVVLLSTNYLGTRR; from the exons ATGGCGCTCTCCAGGGTGTGCTGGGCTCGGTCGGCTGTGTGGGGCTCGGCAGTCACCCCTGGACATTTTGTCACCCGGAGGCTGCAACTTGGTCGCTCTGGCCTGGCTTGGGGGGCCCCTCG GTCTTCAAAGCTTCACCTTTCTCCAAAGGCAGATGTGAAGAACTTGATGTCTTATGTGGTAACCAAGACAAAAGCGATTAATGGGAAATACCATCGTTTCTTGGGTCGTCATTTCCCCCGCTTCTATGTCCTGTACACAATCTTCATGAAAG TTCCGCCAAGACGTCACCAAGTGTCTTTTCCTAGGTATTATTTCCATTCCACCTTTTGCCAACTACCTGGTCTTCTTGCTAAT ATACAGCGTGGTACCCACCCAGCAATACATGATATCTTGGCTCTGAGAGAGTGTTTCTCTAACCATCCTCTGGGCATGAACCAACTCCAGGCTTTGCACGTG AAAGCCTTGAGCCGGGCCATGCTTCTCACATCTTACCTGCCTCCTCCCTTGTTGAGACATCGTTTGAAGACTCATACAACTGTGATTCACCAACTGGACAAGGCTTTGGCAAAGCTGGGGATTGGCCAGCTGACTGCTCAGGAAGTAAAATCG GCTTGTTATCTCCGTGGCCTGAATTCTACGCATATTGGTGAAGATAGGTGTCGAACTTGGCTGGGAGAATGGCTGCAGATTTCCTGCAGCCTGAAAG AAGCTGAGCTGTCTCTCTTGCTGCACAACGTGGTCCTGCTCTCCACCAACTACCTTGGGACAAGGCGCTGA
- the LETMD1 gene encoding LETM1 domain-containing protein 1 isoform t (isoform t is encoded by transcript variant 22): protein MALSRVCWARSAVWGSAVTPGHFVTRRLQLGRSGLAWGAPRYLFPRQLLIRHFWTPKQQTDFLDIYHAFRKQSHPEIISYLEKVIPLISDAGLRWRLTDLCTKIQRGTHPAIHDILALRECFSNHPLGMNQLQALHVKALSRAMLLTSYLPPPLLRHRLKTHTTVIHQLDKALAKLGIGQLTAQEVKSACYLRGLNSTHIGEDRCRTWLGEWLQISCSLKEAELSLLLHNVVLLSTNYLGTRR from the exons ATGGCGCTCTCCAGGGTGTGCTGGGCTCGGTCGGCTGTGTGGGGCTCGGCAGTCACCCCTGGACATTTTGTCACCCGGAGGCTGCAACTTGGTCGCTCTGGCCTGGCTTGGGGGGCCCCTCG GTACCTGTTTCCCAGGCAACTACTGATCAGGCATTTCTGGACCCCAAAACAACAAACTGATTTCTTAGATATCTATCATGCTTTCCGGAAGCAGTCCCACCCAGAAATTATTAGTTATTTAGAAAAGGTCATCCCTCTCATTTCTGATGCAGGACTCCGGTGGCGTCTGACAGATCTGTGCACCAAG ATACAGCGTGGTACCCACCCAGCAATACATGATATCTTGGCTCTGAGAGAGTGTTTCTCTAACCATCCTCTGGGCATGAACCAACTCCAGGCTTTGCACGTG AAAGCCTTGAGCCGGGCCATGCTTCTCACATCTTACCTGCCTCCTCCCTTGTTGAGACATCGTTTGAAGACTCATACAACTGTGATTCACCAACTGGACAAGGCTTTGGCAAAGCTGGGGATTGGCCAGCTGACTGCTCAGGAAGTAAAATCG GCTTGTTATCTCCGTGGCCTGAATTCTACGCATATTGGTGAAGATAGGTGTCGAACTTGGCTGGGAGAATGGCTGCAGATTTCCTGCAGCCTGAAAG AAGCTGAGCTGTCTCTCTTGCTGCACAACGTGGTCCTGCTCTCCACCAACTACCTTGGGACAAGGCGCTGA
- the LETMD1 gene encoding LETM1 domain-containing protein 1 isoform u (isoform u is encoded by transcript variant 23), whose amino-acid sequence MALSRVCWARSAVWGSAVTPGHFVTRRLQLGRSGLAWGAPRSSKLHLSPKADVKNLMSYVVTKTKAINGKYHRFLGRHFPRFYVLYTIFMKGLRWRLTDLCTKIQRGTHPAIHDILALRECFSNHPLGMNQLQALHVKALSRAMLLTSYLPPPLLRHRLKTHTTVIHQLDKALAKLGIGQLTAQEVKSACYLRGLNSTHIGEDRCRTWLGEWLQISCSLKEAELSLLLHNVVLLSTNYLGTRR is encoded by the exons ATGGCGCTCTCCAGGGTGTGCTGGGCTCGGTCGGCTGTGTGGGGCTCGGCAGTCACCCCTGGACATTTTGTCACCCGGAGGCTGCAACTTGGTCGCTCTGGCCTGGCTTGGGGGGCCCCTCG GTCTTCAAAGCTTCACCTTTCTCCAAAGGCAGATGTGAAGAACTTGATGTCTTATGTGGTAACCAAGACAAAAGCGATTAATGGGAAATACCATCGTTTCTTGGGTCGTCATTTCCCCCGCTTCTATGTCCTGTACACAATCTTCATGAAAG GACTCCGGTGGCGTCTGACAGATCTGTGCACCAAG ATACAGCGTGGTACCCACCCAGCAATACATGATATCTTGGCTCTGAGAGAGTGTTTCTCTAACCATCCTCTGGGCATGAACCAACTCCAGGCTTTGCACGTG AAAGCCTTGAGCCGGGCCATGCTTCTCACATCTTACCTGCCTCCTCCCTTGTTGAGACATCGTTTGAAGACTCATACAACTGTGATTCACCAACTGGACAAGGCTTTGGCAAAGCTGGGGATTGGCCAGCTGACTGCTCAGGAAGTAAAATCG GCTTGTTATCTCCGTGGCCTGAATTCTACGCATATTGGTGAAGATAGGTGTCGAACTTGGCTGGGAGAATGGCTGCAGATTTCCTGCAGCCTGAAAG AAGCTGAGCTGTCTCTCTTGCTGCACAACGTGGTCCTGCTCTCCACCAACTACCTTGGGACAAGGCGCTGA
- the LETMD1 gene encoding LETM1 domain-containing protein 1 isoform l (isoform l is encoded by transcript variant 14), whose amino-acid sequence MALSRVCWARSAVWGSAVTPGHFVTRRLQLGRSGLAWGAPRSSKLHLSPKADVKNLMSYVVTKTKAINGKYHRFLGRHFPRFYVLYTIFMKGLQMLWADAKKARRIKTNMWKHNIKFHQLPYREMEHLRQIQRGTHPAIHDILALRECFSNHPLGMNQLQALHVKALSRAMLLTSYLPPPLLRHRLKTHTTVIHQLDKALAKLGIGQLTAQEVKSACYLRGLNSTHIGEDRCRTWLGEWLQISCSLKEAELSLLLHNVVLLSTNYLGTRR is encoded by the exons ATGGCGCTCTCCAGGGTGTGCTGGGCTCGGTCGGCTGTGTGGGGCTCGGCAGTCACCCCTGGACATTTTGTCACCCGGAGGCTGCAACTTGGTCGCTCTGGCCTGGCTTGGGGGGCCCCTCG GTCTTCAAAGCTTCACCTTTCTCCAAAGGCAGATGTGAAGAACTTGATGTCTTATGTGGTAACCAAGACAAAAGCGATTAATGGGAAATACCATCGTTTCTTGGGTCGTCATTTCCCCCGCTTCTATGTCCTGTACACAATCTTCATGAAAG GATTGCAGATGTTATGGGCTGATGCCAAAAAGGCTAGAAGAATAAAGACAAATATGTGGAAGCACAATATAAAGTTTCATCAACTTCCATACCGGGAGATGGAGCATTTGAGACAG ATACAGCGTGGTACCCACCCAGCAATACATGATATCTTGGCTCTGAGAGAGTGTTTCTCTAACCATCCTCTGGGCATGAACCAACTCCAGGCTTTGCACGTG AAAGCCTTGAGCCGGGCCATGCTTCTCACATCTTACCTGCCTCCTCCCTTGTTGAGACATCGTTTGAAGACTCATACAACTGTGATTCACCAACTGGACAAGGCTTTGGCAAAGCTGGGGATTGGCCAGCTGACTGCTCAGGAAGTAAAATCG GCTTGTTATCTCCGTGGCCTGAATTCTACGCATATTGGTGAAGATAGGTGTCGAACTTGGCTGGGAGAATGGCTGCAGATTTCCTGCAGCCTGAAAG AAGCTGAGCTGTCTCTCTTGCTGCACAACGTGGTCCTGCTCTCCACCAACTACCTTGGGACAAGGCGCTGA
- the LETMD1 gene encoding LETM1 domain-containing protein 1 isoform a (isoform a is encoded by transcript variant 1), with translation MALSRVCWARSAVWGSAVTPGHFVTRRLQLGRSGLAWGAPRSSKLHLSPKADVKNLMSYVVTKTKAINGKYHRFLGRHFPRFYVLYTIFMKGLQMLWADAKKARRIKTNMWKHNIKFHQLPYREMEHLRQFRQDVTKCLFLGIISIPPFANYLVFLLMYLFPRQLLIRHFWTPKQQTDFLDIYHAFRKQSHPEIISYLEKVIPLISDAGLRWRLTDLCTKIQRGTHPAIHDILALRECFSNHPLGMNQLQALHVKALSRAMLLTSYLPPPLLRHRLKTHTTVIHQLDKALAKLGIGQLTAQEVKSACYLRGLNSTHIGEDRCRTWLGEWLQISCSLKEAELSLLLHNVVLLSTNYLGTRR, from the exons ATGGCGCTCTCCAGGGTGTGCTGGGCTCGGTCGGCTGTGTGGGGCTCGGCAGTCACCCCTGGACATTTTGTCACCCGGAGGCTGCAACTTGGTCGCTCTGGCCTGGCTTGGGGGGCCCCTCG GTCTTCAAAGCTTCACCTTTCTCCAAAGGCAGATGTGAAGAACTTGATGTCTTATGTGGTAACCAAGACAAAAGCGATTAATGGGAAATACCATCGTTTCTTGGGTCGTCATTTCCCCCGCTTCTATGTCCTGTACACAATCTTCATGAAAG GATTGCAGATGTTATGGGCTGATGCCAAAAAGGCTAGAAGAATAAAGACAAATATGTGGAAGCACAATATAAAGTTTCATCAACTTCCATACCGGGAGATGGAGCATTTGAGACAG TTCCGCCAAGACGTCACCAAGTGTCTTTTCCTAGGTATTATTTCCATTCCACCTTTTGCCAACTACCTGGTCTTCTTGCTAAT GTACCTGTTTCCCAGGCAACTACTGATCAGGCATTTCTGGACCCCAAAACAACAAACTGATTTCTTAGATATCTATCATGCTTTCCGGAAGCAGTCCCACCCAGAAATTATTAGTTATTTAGAAAAGGTCATCCCTCTCATTTCTGATGCAGGACTCCGGTGGCGTCTGACAGATCTGTGCACCAAG ATACAGCGTGGTACCCACCCAGCAATACATGATATCTTGGCTCTGAGAGAGTGTTTCTCTAACCATCCTCTGGGCATGAACCAACTCCAGGCTTTGCACGTG AAAGCCTTGAGCCGGGCCATGCTTCTCACATCTTACCTGCCTCCTCCCTTGTTGAGACATCGTTTGAAGACTCATACAACTGTGATTCACCAACTGGACAAGGCTTTGGCAAAGCTGGGGATTGGCCAGCTGACTGCTCAGGAAGTAAAATCG GCTTGTTATCTCCGTGGCCTGAATTCTACGCATATTGGTGAAGATAGGTGTCGAACTTGGCTGGGAGAATGGCTGCAGATTTCCTGCAGCCTGAAAG AAGCTGAGCTGTCTCTCTTGCTGCACAACGTGGTCCTGCTCTCCACCAACTACCTTGGGACAAGGCGCTGA
- the LETMD1 gene encoding LETM1 domain-containing protein 1 isoform X1, with protein MALSRVCWARSAVWGSAVTPGHFVTRRLQLGRSGLAWGAPRLFDLPCRSSKLHLSPKADVKNLMSYVVTKTKAINGKYHRFLGRHFPRFYVLYTIFMKGLQMLWADAKKARRIKTNMWKHNIKFHQLPYREMEHLRQFRQDVTKCLFLGIISIPPFANYLVFLLMYLFPRQLLIRHFWTPKQQTDFLDIYHAFRKQSHPEIISYLEKVIPLISDAGLRWRLTDLCTKIQRGTHPAIHDILALRECFSNHPLGMNQLQALHVKALSRAMLLTSYLPPPLLRHRLKTHTTVIHQLDKALAKLGIGQLTAQEVKSDHFCSEWYRLVISVA; from the exons ATGGCGCTCTCCAGGGTGTGCTGGGCTCGGTCGGCTGTGTGGGGCTCGGCAGTCACCCCTGGACATTTTGTCACCCGGAGGCTGCAACTTGGTCGCTCTGGCCTGGCTTGGGGGGCCCCTCG TCTCTTTGATCTTCCTTGTAGGTCTTCAAAGCTTCACCTTTCTCCAAAGGCAGATGTGAAGAACTTGATGTCTTATGTGGTAACCAAGACAAAAGCGATTAATGGGAAATACCATCGTTTCTTGGGTCGTCATTTCCCCCGCTTCTATGTCCTGTACACAATCTTCATGAAAG GATTGCAGATGTTATGGGCTGATGCCAAAAAGGCTAGAAGAATAAAGACAAATATGTGGAAGCACAATATAAAGTTTCATCAACTTCCATACCGGGAGATGGAGCATTTGAGACAG TTCCGCCAAGACGTCACCAAGTGTCTTTTCCTAGGTATTATTTCCATTCCACCTTTTGCCAACTACCTGGTCTTCTTGCTAAT GTACCTGTTTCCCAGGCAACTACTGATCAGGCATTTCTGGACCCCAAAACAACAAACTGATTTCTTAGATATCTATCATGCTTTCCGGAAGCAGTCCCACCCAGAAATTATTAGTTATTTAGAAAAGGTCATCCCTCTCATTTCTGATGCAGGACTCCGGTGGCGTCTGACAGATCTGTGCACCAAG ATACAGCGTGGTACCCACCCAGCAATACATGATATCTTGGCTCTGAGAGAGTGTTTCTCTAACCATCCTCTGGGCATGAACCAACTCCAGGCTTTGCACGTG AAAGCCTTGAGCCGGGCCATGCTTCTCACATCTTACCTGCCTCCTCCCTTGTTGAGACATCGTTTGAAGACTCATACAACTGTGATTCACCAACTGGACAAGGCTTTGGCAAAGCTGGGGATTGGCCAGCTGACTGCTCAGGAAGTAAAATCG GACCATTTCTGTTCTGAGTGGTATAGGCTTGTTATCTCCGTGGCCTGA
- the LETMD1 gene encoding LETM1 domain-containing protein 1 isoform h (isoform h is encoded by transcript variant 10) — protein MALSRVCWARSAVWGSAVTPGHFVTRRLQLGRSGLAWGAPRSSKLHLSPKADVKNLMSYVVTKTKAINGKYHRFLGRHFPRFYVLYTIFMKGLQMLWADAKKARRIKTNMWKHNIKFHQLPYREMEHLRQFRQDVTKCLFLGIISIPPFANYLVFLLMYLFPRQLLIRHFWTPKQQTDFLDIYHAFRKQSHPEIISYLEKVIPLISDAGLRWRLTDLCTKIQRGTHPAIHDILALRECFSNHPLGMNQLQALHVKALSRAMLLTSYLPPPLLRHRLKTHTTVIHQLDKALAKLGIGQLTAQEVKSIGVELGWENGCRFPAA, from the exons ATGGCGCTCTCCAGGGTGTGCTGGGCTCGGTCGGCTGTGTGGGGCTCGGCAGTCACCCCTGGACATTTTGTCACCCGGAGGCTGCAACTTGGTCGCTCTGGCCTGGCTTGGGGGGCCCCTCG GTCTTCAAAGCTTCACCTTTCTCCAAAGGCAGATGTGAAGAACTTGATGTCTTATGTGGTAACCAAGACAAAAGCGATTAATGGGAAATACCATCGTTTCTTGGGTCGTCATTTCCCCCGCTTCTATGTCCTGTACACAATCTTCATGAAAG GATTGCAGATGTTATGGGCTGATGCCAAAAAGGCTAGAAGAATAAAGACAAATATGTGGAAGCACAATATAAAGTTTCATCAACTTCCATACCGGGAGATGGAGCATTTGAGACAG TTCCGCCAAGACGTCACCAAGTGTCTTTTCCTAGGTATTATTTCCATTCCACCTTTTGCCAACTACCTGGTCTTCTTGCTAAT GTACCTGTTTCCCAGGCAACTACTGATCAGGCATTTCTGGACCCCAAAACAACAAACTGATTTCTTAGATATCTATCATGCTTTCCGGAAGCAGTCCCACCCAGAAATTATTAGTTATTTAGAAAAGGTCATCCCTCTCATTTCTGATGCAGGACTCCGGTGGCGTCTGACAGATCTGTGCACCAAG ATACAGCGTGGTACCCACCCAGCAATACATGATATCTTGGCTCTGAGAGAGTGTTTCTCTAACCATCCTCTGGGCATGAACCAACTCCAGGCTTTGCACGTG AAAGCCTTGAGCCGGGCCATGCTTCTCACATCTTACCTGCCTCCTCCCTTGTTGAGACATCGTTTGAAGACTCATACAACTGTGATTCACCAACTGGACAAGGCTTTGGCAAAGCTGGGGATTGGCCAGCTGACTGCTCAGGAAGTAAAATCG ATAGGTGTCGAACTTGGCTGGGAGAATGGCTGCAGATTTCCTGCAGCCTGA